In Mixophyes fleayi isolate aMixFle1 chromosome 4, aMixFle1.hap1, whole genome shotgun sequence, the following proteins share a genomic window:
- the LOC142151316 gene encoding intercellular adhesion molecule 5-like isoform X1: protein MESSLLWTFISIFVFGTFKVYAILPIPTLHFENRIIEEDDTNIRCTVQYTAGMDVKLEIKGNTTLTDCSTTKGNSPNITCKLEVTKDMHEMEFTCEAQFKTQSKPQKMYIQTEPKFTDCPDKVVWIDGKENSFLCKASGYPPPTVTCSKEGKEYAALQKFTTSKAMAGKYNCAAENFDMISKTVAVSVEYKPEKLKINVNPSLHNEGDNVTISCEADGNPTPTYSWSMPSSSIELSHDNRSIEIWNMKKSHLGKYICTAQNQHGTATLEEKIALKVKPIISKIIVKPSAQLTEGDNVTLTCEANGFPPPTYSWQKPTPNAVFSKDKKTINIQKAQKTHGGNYICTAQNEHGSDTMTQTITVKEPERKPNGVERTEPAITTVIILMSTSFIYYLC from the exons CTATATTGCCTATTCCTACGTTGCATTTTGAGAACAGGATAATTGAGGAAGATGACACAAATATCAGGTGCACAGTACAATACACTGCTGGTATGGACGTAAAATTAGAAATTAAGGGCAATACAACATTAACAGACTGTTCTACAACCAAGGGAAACTCTCCAAACATCACGTGCAAGCTGGAGGTCACCAAAGACATGCATGAGATGGAGTTCACATGTGAAGCTCAGTTTAAAACCCAAAGCAAACCACAAAAGATGTACATACAAA CTGAACCTAAGTTCACAGACTGCCCTGATAAAGTGGTTTGGATAGATGGAAAGGAAAACAGTTTCCTCTGCAAGGCTAGCGGATACCCACCACCAACAGTGACCTGCAGTAAAGAGGGCAAGGAGTATGCAGCATTGCAGAAATTCACAACGTCAAAAGCAATGGCTGGAAAGTACAATTGTGCAGCTGAAAATTTTGATATGATTTCAAAGACAGTAGCTGTGTCGGTGGAGT ACAAAcctgaaaaattaaaaataaatgtaaacccATCTTTGCACAACGAAggtgacaatgtgacaattagTTGCGAGGCAGACGGTAACCCCACTCCTACATACAGCTGGAGCATGCCATCATCTAGCATAGAATTATCTCATGACAACAGAAGTATTGAGATCTGGAACATGAAAAAGAGCCACCTTGGAAAATACATCTGTACGGCACAGAATCAGCATGGGACAGCCACTCTAGAAGAGAAAATTGCTCTAAAAG tcaagCCTATCATATCAAAAATTATAGTCAAGCCATCCGCGCAACTGACAGAAGGGGATAATGTGACGCTGACCTGTGAAGCCAATGGATTCCCTCCTCCTACCTACTCCTGGCAAAAACCAACACCCAATGCGGTGTTCTCAAAGGATAAAAAGACCATTAATATCCAGAAGGCCCAGAAGACACATGGTGGAAATTATATCTGCACAGCTCAAAATGAGCATGGGTCGGATACCATGACACAGACAATTACTGTAAAAG aacCCGAAAGAAAACCCAACGGAGTTGAACGAACAGAACCTGCAATAACCACTGTAATCATTCTGATGTCCACCAGTTTCATTTACTATTTGTGTTAA
- the LOC142151316 gene encoding intercellular adhesion molecule 5-like isoform X2 produces the protein MDVKLEIKGNTTLTDCSTTKGNSPNITCKLEVTKDMHEMEFTCEAQFKTQSKPQKMYIQTEPKFTDCPDKVVWIDGKENSFLCKASGYPPPTVTCSKEGKEYAALQKFTTSKAMAGKYNCAAENFDMISKTVAVSVEYKPEKLKINVNPSLHNEGDNVTISCEADGNPTPTYSWSMPSSSIELSHDNRSIEIWNMKKSHLGKYICTAQNQHGTATLEEKIALKVKPIISKIIVKPSAQLTEGDNVTLTCEANGFPPPTYSWQKPTPNAVFSKDKKTINIQKAQKTHGGNYICTAQNEHGSDTMTQTITVKEPERKPNGVERTEPAITTVIILMSTSFIYYLC, from the exons ATGGACGTAAAATTAGAAATTAAGGGCAATACAACATTAACAGACTGTTCTACAACCAAGGGAAACTCTCCAAACATCACGTGCAAGCTGGAGGTCACCAAAGACATGCATGAGATGGAGTTCACATGTGAAGCTCAGTTTAAAACCCAAAGCAAACCACAAAAGATGTACATACAAA CTGAACCTAAGTTCACAGACTGCCCTGATAAAGTGGTTTGGATAGATGGAAAGGAAAACAGTTTCCTCTGCAAGGCTAGCGGATACCCACCACCAACAGTGACCTGCAGTAAAGAGGGCAAGGAGTATGCAGCATTGCAGAAATTCACAACGTCAAAAGCAATGGCTGGAAAGTACAATTGTGCAGCTGAAAATTTTGATATGATTTCAAAGACAGTAGCTGTGTCGGTGGAGT ACAAAcctgaaaaattaaaaataaatgtaaacccATCTTTGCACAACGAAggtgacaatgtgacaattagTTGCGAGGCAGACGGTAACCCCACTCCTACATACAGCTGGAGCATGCCATCATCTAGCATAGAATTATCTCATGACAACAGAAGTATTGAGATCTGGAACATGAAAAAGAGCCACCTTGGAAAATACATCTGTACGGCACAGAATCAGCATGGGACAGCCACTCTAGAAGAGAAAATTGCTCTAAAAG tcaagCCTATCATATCAAAAATTATAGTCAAGCCATCCGCGCAACTGACAGAAGGGGATAATGTGACGCTGACCTGTGAAGCCAATGGATTCCCTCCTCCTACCTACTCCTGGCAAAAACCAACACCCAATGCGGTGTTCTCAAAGGATAAAAAGACCATTAATATCCAGAAGGCCCAGAAGACACATGGTGGAAATTATATCTGCACAGCTCAAAATGAGCATGGGTCGGATACCATGACACAGACAATTACTGTAAAAG aacCCGAAAGAAAACCCAACGGAGTTGAACGAACAGAACCTGCAATAACCACTGTAATCATTCTGATGTCCACCAGTTTCATTTACTATTTGTGTTAA